The proteins below come from a single Carnobacterium divergens DSM 20623 genomic window:
- a CDS encoding glycosyltransferase family 2 protein, translating into MLDLPNYIYLPLEVICIILVTVVFANLIYFTMLSLFGLIKPKRDYQIAKDQHRFLFLVPAHNEEDVIGPTIESLINQNYDPALFDIVIIADNCTDHTVEVIEKYKRAEAFVNTSKPDEPRGKPHAIARFIETGRWKVYDYIAFIDADNIVDKDYLMEMNSQLIAKPELTVVQGYLGVKNVATSMTASGYAAVYFITNRAVQYANYRLGWNAAIGGTGFVLQTMYLEKNGWNPRSYTEDFELQVELSLQSKKSGWNHFAVVYDEKPNSVIASHNQRTRWAQGHWFVAFTTTWKQMKSIFHAKSIIEGLSKCETLFYSYSMVRPIAFLIIISLAILDKRLLIYLPDLFSVLLFWLVIEFLNLVIIPTVYFLQEAGTYFDEREKFIDKVILYFRLIVGFVWNSITYMAAQIVGFFTWFKPQNNWKKTVHSATFDRNQ; encoded by the coding sequence ATGCTTGATTTACCAAATTATATATATTTACCTCTAGAGGTCATTTGTATCATATTAGTTACAGTTGTATTTGCGAATTTAATTTATTTTACAATGCTATCTCTATTTGGATTAATTAAACCCAAAAGAGATTATCAAATTGCAAAAGACCAACATAGATTTTTATTTTTAGTGCCGGCGCATAATGAAGAGGATGTAATAGGACCTACGATAGAGAGTTTAATAAATCAAAATTATGATCCAGCTCTATTTGATATTGTTATCATTGCTGATAATTGCACAGACCATACGGTTGAAGTGATTGAGAAATATAAAAGAGCGGAAGCTTTTGTCAACACTTCAAAACCTGATGAACCAAGAGGGAAACCACATGCTATTGCAAGGTTTATTGAAACGGGTCGTTGGAAAGTATATGACTACATTGCTTTTATTGACGCAGATAATATTGTGGATAAAGACTATTTAATGGAAATGAACTCTCAGTTGATTGCAAAACCAGAACTCACAGTAGTTCAAGGCTATTTAGGTGTGAAAAATGTGGCAACTTCAATGACAGCCTCTGGCTATGCAGCAGTTTATTTTATTACAAATCGAGCAGTTCAATATGCCAATTATCGACTTGGTTGGAATGCTGCAATTGGCGGAACCGGATTTGTTTTGCAAACAATGTATTTAGAAAAAAACGGTTGGAATCCTCGTAGCTATACAGAAGATTTTGAACTACAGGTTGAATTATCCCTTCAAAGTAAAAAGAGCGGATGGAACCATTTTGCAGTTGTATATGATGAAAAACCAAATTCAGTGATTGCAAGTCATAATCAACGAACAAGATGGGCACAAGGTCATTGGTTTGTTGCATTTACTACAACATGGAAACAAATGAAATCTATTTTCCATGCGAAATCAATTATTGAGGGTCTAAGTAAATGTGAAACGCTATTCTATTCGTACTCAATGGTTCGTCCTATTGCATTTTTAATAATCATTTCATTGGCAATACTAGATAAACGCCTGTTAATTTATTTACCAGATTTATTTTCAGTATTATTATTTTGGCTAGTGATTGAATTTTTAAATCTTGTCATTATTCCAACAGTATATTTTTTACAAGAAGCGGGTACGTATTTTGATGAGAGAGAAAAATTTATAGATAAAGTTATTCTTTATTTTAGATTAATTGTAGGATTTGTTTGGAATTCTATTACGTATATGGCAGCACAAATAGTTGGTTTTTTTACTTGGTTCAAGCCACAAAATAATTGGAAAAAAACAGTTCATAGTGCTACTTTTGATCGAAATCAGTAA
- a CDS encoding LPXTG cell wall anchor domain-containing protein, protein MKKIFLAIMVMFSVFIFLWSDIPANAEVVDSHKSEVRVGFYEGKPNSETNESLPKTGSENNVFIIIIGISIVILIGIMKLKTKEEEENG, encoded by the coding sequence ATGAAAAAAATTTTTTTAGCAATAATGGTAATGTTTTCTGTATTCATTTTTCTATGGAGTGATATTCCTGCTAATGCAGAAGTTGTTGATTCTCATAAGAGTGAAGTAAGAGTTGGATTTTATGAAGGAAAACCTAATTCAGAGACAAATGAATCATTGCCTAAGACAGGCAGTGAAAATAATGTATTTATAATTATTATAGGAATATCGATAGTAATTTTAATAGGAATAATGAAATTAAAAACTAAAGAAGAAGAGGAGAATGGTTAA
- a CDS encoding WxL domain-containing protein, translating into MKKNLLTSLVTASVLGSVMGGVIVHAEEADNKGSNGNVGFKTPANGALTLLEVADLNFGDHEISGSDETYKTETDSKATVQDLRGTETGWELRLAQDGQFMNGEKELTNAQITLDTQELDANSTAIANVKSNVVLNPNGDSSVIMDANKGQGNGLATENFKTGNASLSVPGVTTKVIGQYTTTLTWTLMDSVSNQ; encoded by the coding sequence ATGAAAAAAAATTTATTGACATCGTTAGTAACTGCAAGTGTATTAGGAAGCGTAATGGGTGGAGTAATTGTACATGCTGAAGAAGCAGATAATAAAGGGTCAAATGGAAATGTTGGATTTAAAACTCCTGCAAATGGAGCGTTAACACTATTAGAAGTTGCTGATTTAAATTTTGGAGATCATGAGATTTCAGGTTCAGATGAAACGTATAAAACTGAAACAGATAGTAAAGCAACTGTACAAGACCTACGTGGTACAGAAACAGGTTGGGAACTAAGATTAGCACAGGATGGACAATTTATGAATGGAGAAAAAGAGTTAACTAACGCGCAAATTACATTAGATACACAAGAATTAGATGCTAATTCAACAGCAATTGCTAATGTGAAATCGAATGTTGTTTTAAATCCAAATGGAGACTCTTCAGTAATTATGGATGCTAACAAAGGTCAAGGTAATGGTCTAGCAACTGAAAACTTTAAAACAGGAAATGCATCATTAAGTGTACCTGGGGTTACAACTAAAGTTATAGGTCAATATACTACAACATTGACATGGACATTAATGGATAGTGTTTCAAATCAATAA
- a CDS encoding helix-turn-helix domain-containing protein yields the protein MKNLLSEKDERLLQLMELVYKEEGLLIRDICVSLNMTNKTLKTDIERANELFSPIKILETGKGGLKLVIPKNYSIAYIYNCFLLESKEFNILEKLLFCEQYSVDNLAEDMYISSSSLRRIIKKMNSVLKEEEMEIKLNPLKLIGNEIKIINFYIHYLIECYPLNKDVFSKNQVKAVGNLVDYLTDTNNIVLDFFSKERIEIFLLIKLIRIKHGHFFETIVQQDSRINFSALNNTLILKKIENAFRIKVDEQLLLQLFRPFLNGRFCFSYQQLKDSSFINPEVHETILQFECLLENVTREYQIKLPKAEKEKVMVHLCNIRMLQYGKPFILYDHISEVIQYFSKDYSEGMYFILKQIKRIFENEFIEDYELNNYMYVLLTHLEKYFIKMENQFITLNLGIVYYTDENHTKMIKEEVDYRFNDKFNTTIVTGSLHFEQILKNIEKNNYDVIITNLSTLSVSNTEVLCFQIYPTEEDWSELLAAYNLAKLTKKFGK from the coding sequence GTGAAAAATTTATTATCCGAAAAAGATGAACGACTTTTACAATTAATGGAGCTTGTATACAAAGAAGAGGGATTATTGATACGTGATATTTGTGTAAGTTTAAATATGACAAATAAAACATTAAAAACAGATATCGAGCGTGCTAATGAGTTATTTTCCCCCATTAAAATTCTAGAAACAGGGAAAGGCGGATTAAAATTAGTTATTCCTAAAAATTATTCAATAGCTTATATATATAACTGTTTTCTTCTTGAAAGCAAAGAATTCAATATTCTTGAAAAATTATTATTTTGTGAACAATATTCGGTAGATAATTTAGCTGAAGATATGTATATAAGTTCATCATCCTTGAGAAGAATTATAAAAAAAATGAATTCTGTTTTAAAAGAAGAAGAGATGGAAATAAAATTAAATCCACTTAAACTTATAGGAAATGAAATTAAAATAATCAATTTCTATATTCATTACCTAATTGAATGCTACCCATTAAATAAAGATGTTTTTAGTAAGAATCAAGTAAAAGCAGTTGGAAACTTAGTTGATTACTTAACGGATACAAACAATATTGTATTAGATTTTTTTTCCAAAGAAAGAATAGAAATATTTTTACTAATTAAATTAATTCGAATAAAGCATGGTCATTTTTTTGAAACTATTGTTCAACAAGATTCAAGAATAAATTTTTCGGCTTTAAATAATACTCTTATCTTAAAAAAAATAGAAAATGCCTTTCGTATAAAAGTAGATGAGCAGTTGTTATTGCAATTATTTCGTCCATTTTTAAATGGACGATTTTGTTTTAGTTATCAGCAACTAAAAGACTCTTCATTTATTAATCCTGAAGTTCATGAAACTATCTTGCAATTTGAGTGTTTACTTGAGAACGTAACACGTGAATATCAAATCAAACTTCCTAAAGCAGAAAAAGAAAAAGTAATGGTTCACCTATGTAATATTAGAATGCTGCAATATGGAAAACCTTTTATTTTATACGATCATATTTCAGAAGTCATTCAGTATTTTAGTAAAGACTATTCTGAAGGGATGTATTTTATATTAAAACAGATAAAAAGAATATTTGAAAATGAGTTTATTGAAGACTATGAACTAAATAATTATATGTATGTCTTGCTTACTCATTTAGAGAAATATTTTATAAAAATGGAAAACCAATTTATTACCTTAAATCTGGGAATTGTTTATTATACAGATGAGAATCATACAAAAATGATTAAAGAAGAGGTGGATTATAGATTCAATGATAAATTTAATACAACGATAGTAACTGGATCACTTCATTTTGAACAAATTCTAAAAAATATTGAAAAAAATAATTATGATGTAATTATTACTAATCTATCAACACTGTCTGTTTCAAATACAGAGGTACTTTGTTTTCAAATTTATCCAACAGAAGAAGACTGGTCAGAATTATTAGCCGCTTATAATCTTGCTAAATTGACTAAAAAATTTGGGAAATAA
- a CDS encoding helix-turn-helix domain-containing protein produces MKSIFEKDDYEKFMIFSYMEGVKNQNVSISDIEKRLSITYFKATKLMDELIKDFDHLELESFFFIEKKKRAYIYSKNGLDSVNRLFWIYGRQSFKLAFIDYFLKYKKNSIEDFSLDYFISLSKAYKISKHVNEFLDSYNLNFFESDQYSETQLRLFLTDIYTTIYKAYEEPFDKALIDKTEKLIDDLKNNRLVEIVTDLDYIKLKFYLYITYLRNQNNHSHFNEAASFRQIKFEQIKTIKSCLASFLVNLDNIDDEVYVFINFLQVNEFFLDGFMFVPIPIRAALDDLFTIICSYKELHNYRSQIRESFIPLFTKVLYYDTRILDSQFNADLSVFQENYSEIYQLCLDICLNKKVIEILGIQNKNKSFLMAMMLKFIDVIPNKLLLKPIKVTVDFSIGKEYNTFISSIIDNLPFANVLVDNRYSEETDIYLSDFLTNQIKSKYIIWNNPPTSKDWEIFGNLVSVVKKQK; encoded by the coding sequence ATGAAATCTATTTTTGAAAAAGATGATTATGAAAAGTTTATGATATTTTCATACATGGAAGGTGTAAAAAATCAAAATGTTTCAATATCGGATATTGAAAAAAGATTGTCCATAACTTATTTTAAAGCAACTAAACTGATGGATGAGCTAATAAAAGATTTTGATCATTTAGAGCTAGAAAGTTTTTTTTTCATTGAAAAGAAAAAAAGAGCATATATCTATAGTAAGAATGGCTTGGATTCAGTTAATAGATTATTTTGGATTTATGGTAGACAATCTTTTAAATTAGCGTTCATAGATTATTTTTTGAAGTATAAAAAAAATTCAATTGAAGATTTTTCGTTGGACTATTTTATTAGTTTGTCAAAAGCTTACAAAATTAGCAAACATGTTAATGAGTTTTTAGATAGCTATAATTTAAATTTTTTTGAATCCGATCAGTATTCGGAAACTCAATTACGTTTGTTTCTTACGGATATTTATACTACCATTTATAAAGCATACGAAGAACCTTTTGATAAAGCGTTAATCGACAAAACAGAAAAGCTGATAGATGATTTAAAAAATAATAGATTAGTTGAAATAGTTACAGATTTAGATTATATAAAGCTGAAATTTTATCTGTATATAACTTATTTAAGAAATCAAAATAATCATTCTCATTTTAATGAAGCAGCATCATTTAGACAGATTAAATTTGAACAAATAAAGACTATAAAATCTTGCTTAGCATCCTTTTTGGTTAATCTGGACAATATTGATGATGAGGTGTATGTATTCATTAACTTTCTACAAGTCAATGAATTTTTTTTAGATGGTTTTATGTTTGTCCCAATTCCTATTAGAGCTGCATTGGATGATTTATTCACAATTATTTGTTCGTACAAAGAGCTTCATAACTATAGAAGTCAGATTCGAGAGTCTTTTATACCCTTATTTACTAAAGTTTTGTACTATGATACTAGAATTTTAGACAGTCAATTTAATGCTGATTTATCAGTTTTTCAAGAAAATTATTCTGAAATTTATCAGTTATGTTTAGATATTTGTTTAAACAAAAAAGTTATAGAGATTCTTGGTATTCAAAATAAAAACAAAAGTTTTTTAATGGCGATGATGCTAAAGTTTATTGATGTTATACCTAATAAACTATTATTAAAACCAATTAAAGTTACAGTTGATTTTTCAATTGGTAAAGAATATAACACATTTATATCTTCAATTATTGATAATTTGCCTTTTGCAAATGTATTAGTTGATAATAGATATTCTGAAGAAACAGATATTTATTTATCTGATTTCTTAACGAATCAAATCAAATCAAAATATATTATATGGAATAACCCTCCTACGTCAAAGGATTGGGAAATATTTGGGAATTTAGTATCAGTTGTAAAAAAACAGAAATAA
- a CDS encoding MucBP domain-containing protein → MKRRSKKLFTIFGLGILILNGFLMLMTNTVVAEKIVDTASTEVIPIGENVLKKNNSVNSKLVASNKNTILSLPDNAISYTANATEYYLGDLYKGSIKISNSDGNVIEKGTTISIMLPVDGIDMTSIFLNDPQLQEFFTASLNKESGVLELTLKKQIVGNSTIDIKISGKITGIVDQSYDVSINATDFNGQESEVINNTPSFIVKENLNPPSYGFLNAFWGLGPNEVGNFFAKSDEDIEGLPTGIFYKNSFLVQNFTQINYGGNYKLPPNAHYKFAWSIEPFSGTGTTNIDTNDIRVFNDVTNIEIPKEWYTITLDPNESTKKVWIEFKSEEEIEKMGGEVDSQISYRIQLQAGVTDELTTYHSTAYNYIVTSSGVLIDETKFELNNIFSEDGNSELYPTLTVEDKTFYVNDLNDGNINTKLLENISAVDTIDGNITNQVIVDYSKLDPKISGDYEVTYSVKNSSGNTTIKKSIVHIIDRENAAPVTVKYIDDDGKDIIPQEQISGKIGDSYSTDSKIFDGYILNKTPDNAQGILKNEPQTVVYEYKGQLVFISAPSQINFGDHILSAKTENYFIESKVGDLVVEDFRSIGSTWTMSAQLMKDFVGKESNKALGSTLNFIDKDGNKEIISTKDKTQIISHSTDSHDEVNLSSEWIDNKVGLELEVPAGKALVDEYQAVIDWTLENGVPNS, encoded by the coding sequence ATGAAAAGAAGAAGTAAAAAGCTATTTACAATCTTTGGATTGGGGATATTGATTCTGAATGGGTTTTTAATGCTTATGACAAATACAGTAGTGGCTGAAAAAATAGTAGATACTGCTTCTACAGAGGTGATACCTATTGGAGAAAATGTTTTAAAAAAAAATAATAGTGTTAATAGTAAACTTGTAGCATCGAATAAAAATACTATTTTATCTCTACCAGATAATGCTATTTCTTATACTGCTAATGCTACTGAATATTATTTAGGAGATTTATACAAAGGAAGCATTAAAATATCTAATTCAGATGGAAATGTTATTGAAAAAGGAACGACCATTAGTATTATGTTACCCGTAGATGGGATAGACATGACTTCTATTTTTTTGAACGATCCACAGTTACAAGAATTTTTTACTGCATCATTAAATAAAGAATCAGGGGTCCTTGAGTTAACTTTAAAAAAACAAATAGTAGGAAATTCAACAATTGATATTAAAATTTCTGGAAAAATTACTGGAATAGTAGATCAAAGTTACGATGTATCAATAAATGCGACTGATTTTAATGGTCAAGAATCGGAAGTGATAAATAATACACCCTCTTTTATTGTAAAGGAAAATTTAAATCCTCCTTCATATGGATTTTTAAATGCTTTTTGGGGATTAGGACCAAACGAAGTTGGGAACTTTTTTGCTAAATCAGATGAAGATATTGAAGGATTACCTACAGGGATTTTTTATAAAAATTCGTTTTTAGTACAAAATTTTACTCAAATAAATTATGGTGGTAATTATAAGCTACCGCCAAATGCACATTACAAATTTGCTTGGAGTATTGAACCATTTAGCGGAACCGGAACAACTAATATTGACACTAATGACATTAGAGTTTTTAATGACGTAACTAATATAGAAATTCCAAAAGAATGGTACACAATTACTCTTGATCCTAATGAGTCAACAAAAAAAGTTTGGATAGAATTTAAATCAGAAGAAGAAATAGAAAAAATGGGTGGTGAGGTTGATTCACAGATTAGTTACAGGATTCAGTTACAAGCAGGTGTGACTGATGAATTAACAACGTATCATTCAACGGCGTATAATTATATCGTTACTTCATCAGGTGTTTTAATTGATGAAACGAAGTTTGAACTTAATAACATTTTTTCAGAAGATGGAAATAGTGAACTTTACCCTACGTTAACTGTGGAAGACAAGACTTTTTATGTTAATGATTTAAATGATGGTAACATTAATACTAAATTACTTGAAAACATTAGCGCTGTTGATACAATTGATGGGAATATAACAAATCAAGTTATTGTGGATTATTCTAAACTTGATCCTAAAATAAGTGGGGATTATGAAGTTACCTATAGCGTGAAAAATTCATCTGGTAATACAACTATTAAAAAATCTATAGTTCACATTATAGATAGGGAAAATGCAGCCCCAGTTACAGTTAAATATATAGATGATGATGGAAAAGACATCATTCCACAAGAACAAATTAGTGGGAAAATTGGTGACTCTTACTCTACAGATAGTAAAATATTTGATGGTTATATTTTGAACAAGACACCTGATAATGCTCAAGGTATTTTAAAAAATGAGCCACAAACAGTCGTATATGAATACAAAGGCCAACTTGTATTCATATCTGCGCCATCACAAATAAACTTTGGTGATCATATTCTTTCAGCAAAAACTGAAAACTATTTTATTGAATCAAAAGTAGGTGATCTTGTTGTTGAAGATTTTAGATCTATAGGTTCGACATGGACTATGTCTGCACAATTAATGAAAGATTTTGTTGGAAAAGAATCTAACAAAGCACTTGGAAGTACGTTAAACTTTATTGATAAAGATGGAAATAAAGAGATAATTAGTACCAAAGATAAAACTCAAATAATTAGTCATTCAACAGATAGTCATGATGAGGTTAATTTATCTTCAGAATGGATAGACAATAAAGTAGGGCTAGAATTAGAAGTGCCTGCTGGAAAAGCATTAGTTGATGAATACCAAGCTGTTATTGATTGGACACTTGAAAATGGAGTACCTAATAGTTAG
- a CDS encoding efflux RND transporter periplasmic adaptor subunit — protein sequence MIKKKKKKLIIALTVAGIIVAGTSIYVVSNQKQQESNLVQDAPQVNKVSDLMSSSTSKGESYLTGKVAPNATSKLNADSAKGKINEVFVKVGDKVTKGQKLFSYSNPDGQIAMEEAETDRTKLQNKINQLNESIATKRTQLTKKTDELTALTNKVNNATTEEKESLNQEKKSLEETVELGKNEIETAKSELSDAKLDLQKAERTQQLTNEKYGSSEVVSDVDGIIQKIDDTQINSTVSTGSQPESFMEIMDTSVLRVLGKVDEFQKGEIAVDQPVKLIDRKDQSKTWRGKIARVDATATDEKEESTISKYPFEVVMENGEDMPNIGNHVYIQPEKEENAKVSLPTDYIMNEKDKKFVWKVIKGQVVKQEVTLGKSNEEAKTIEVNSGLTKEDTIVFPTKLIKEGMKVPIHD from the coding sequence ATGATAAAGAAGAAAAAGAAAAAATTAATAATCGCACTAACAGTAGCAGGAATTATCGTTGCAGGTACATCGATTTATGTAGTATCTAATCAGAAACAACAAGAAAGCAATTTAGTTCAAGATGCGCCTCAAGTAAACAAAGTCAGTGATTTGATGTCTAGTAGCACGTCAAAAGGCGAATCTTATTTGACTGGTAAAGTAGCGCCTAATGCAACAAGTAAACTAAATGCAGATTCTGCAAAAGGAAAAATTAATGAAGTATTTGTAAAAGTAGGAGACAAAGTAACAAAAGGTCAAAAACTTTTTTCTTATAGCAACCCTGATGGTCAAATTGCGATGGAAGAAGCCGAGACTGATCGAACAAAACTCCAAAATAAAATCAATCAATTAAACGAATCAATTGCAACAAAACGAACACAATTGACTAAAAAAACGGATGAATTAACAGCATTAACGAATAAAGTCAACAATGCGACTACAGAAGAAAAAGAATCTTTAAATCAAGAGAAAAAAAGTTTAGAAGAAACAGTTGAGTTAGGGAAAAATGAGATTGAAACAGCTAAAAGCGAATTAAGTGATGCTAAATTAGACTTACAAAAAGCAGAACGCACACAGCAACTAACAAATGAAAAATATGGAAGTTCAGAAGTAGTATCAGACGTAGATGGCATTATTCAAAAAATAGACGATACTCAGATTAACAGCACTGTCAGTACTGGTTCACAGCCAGAAAGTTTTATGGAAATTATGGATACTTCTGTTTTAAGAGTTCTTGGGAAAGTAGATGAATTTCAAAAAGGAGAAATTGCAGTTGACCAACCTGTCAAATTAATTGATCGAAAAGACCAAAGTAAAACATGGCGTGGAAAAATTGCTAGAGTTGATGCAACGGCAACAGACGAAAAAGAGGAAAGTACGATTTCTAAATATCCGTTTGAAGTCGTGATGGAAAATGGAGAAGATATGCCTAATATTGGCAACCATGTCTATATTCAACCTGAAAAAGAAGAAAATGCGAAAGTCAGTCTTCCTACAGATTATATTATGAATGAAAAGGACAAAAAATTTGTTTGGAAAGTGATCAAAGGTCAAGTTGTTAAACAAGAAGTAACCCTAGGAAAATCGAATGAAGAAGCCAAGACGATTGAAGTTAATTCGGGATTAACAAAAGAAGATACAATTGTTTTTCCAACAAAACTTATTAAAGAAGGAATGAAGGTGCCAATTCATGATTAG
- a CDS encoding DUF916 and DUF3324 domain-containing protein, protein MNKKMLVLILIVIPISLVLGVRQVVASNVDYSVIPYPSENQLNRENTYYDLKFTKNEKENLKVRVKNNSDKEITIETNVDKATTNSNGVVEYKNSSKHKSADLKYDIKDFVKADKVEIVLAPHTEEDIIFEVTQPNEDFDGVIAGGLNFTQKLTDDYVGTSSMAVRNQYSYSIALVLHGNKDLIKHNITHGSVEVKQSNGRNNIYFPIKNNTAAFFNKVNIRGEIYTRKGRKAVYSDELSNGQVAPNSIYEYLIGTNQTKLKPGKYTAKIVVESKGEKWVFTDNFEISEKESKKLNNTGVIKKKDYSTCVLIGSISVLLIIFLIFVAWYIQKKNKEVKELKNQYRKNKD, encoded by the coding sequence ATGAATAAAAAAATGTTAGTTTTAATTTTAATAGTCATACCGATTAGCCTAGTGTTAGGAGTCAGACAAGTGGTTGCTTCTAACGTTGATTATTCAGTCATTCCGTATCCATCAGAAAATCAATTAAATAGAGAAAACACTTATTATGATTTAAAATTCACTAAAAATGAAAAAGAAAATTTAAAAGTTAGAGTTAAAAATAATAGTGATAAAGAAATTACAATAGAAACAAATGTTGATAAAGCAACAACAAATAGTAATGGAGTAGTAGAATATAAGAATAGTAGCAAACATAAGAGTGCGGATTTAAAATATGACATCAAAGATTTTGTCAAAGCAGATAAGGTTGAAATAGTTTTAGCGCCTCACACTGAAGAAGATATAATCTTTGAAGTTACTCAACCAAATGAAGATTTTGATGGAGTGATTGCAGGAGGGCTTAATTTTACACAAAAGCTTACAGATGATTATGTTGGAACAAGTAGTATGGCTGTTCGCAATCAATACAGCTATTCTATTGCACTAGTGTTACATGGAAATAAAGATCTAATTAAACATAATATAACGCATGGCAGTGTAGAAGTAAAACAATCGAATGGTAGAAATAATATATATTTCCCTATAAAAAATAATACGGCTGCTTTTTTTAACAAAGTAAACATTAGGGGAGAGATATATACTCGTAAGGGAAGAAAAGCTGTTTATTCAGATGAACTCTCTAATGGACAAGTTGCCCCTAACTCAATATATGAATATTTGATTGGGACGAATCAAACAAAGCTAAAGCCTGGAAAGTATACAGCAAAAATAGTTGTAGAATCTAAGGGTGAAAAGTGGGTGTTCACTGATAACTTTGAAATATCAGAAAAGGAATCTAAGAAGCTAAATAACACTGGAGTGATAAAGAAAAAAGATTATAGTACATGTGTACTTATTGGATCTATTAGTGTATTGTTAATTATTTTTTTAATTTTCGTGGCTTGGTATATACAGAAAAAAAATAAAGAAGTTAAAGAATTAAAAAATCAATACCGGAAAAATAAAGATTAA
- the wecB gene encoding non-hydrolyzing UDP-N-acetylglucosamine 2-epimerase produces MHKIKVMTIFGTRPEAIKMAPIILELENQKEVFESIVVATAQHRQMMDQVLKAFDVKVDYDLNVMKSNQSLAEITSNVLMQLDKVMKEVKPDIVLVHGDTTTTLAASLAAFYNQIKIGHVEAGLRTWNKYSPFPEEMNRQLTDVMTDFYFAPTVNSEENLRKEQRDTKNIYVTGNTAIDALKRTISLENKSEIFVPYNSHNRIILLTMHRRENQGEPMEHVFTAIREVIEMYPDVEIVYPVHLNPVIQKLAIKFLENHPRIHLIEPLDVIDFHHLIAMSYMVMTDSGGIQEEAPSLGIPVLVLRDTTERPEGVAVGTLKLIGTEKETVKEVMVELLENQEMYTKMSIAQNPYGDGEAAKKILNIIKKFKKN; encoded by the coding sequence ATGCATAAAATCAAAGTAATGACAATTTTTGGAACACGACCAGAAGCCATCAAAATGGCTCCTATCATACTAGAACTAGAGAATCAAAAAGAAGTATTCGAGTCAATTGTAGTTGCCACTGCGCAACATCGACAAATGATGGATCAAGTGCTAAAAGCATTTGATGTAAAAGTTGATTATGACTTAAATGTGATGAAATCTAATCAATCATTAGCTGAAATTACATCAAATGTCTTAATGCAATTAGATAAGGTGATGAAGGAGGTCAAACCAGATATTGTCCTTGTTCATGGAGACACTACCACCACGTTAGCTGCTAGTTTAGCTGCATTTTACAATCAAATCAAAATCGGTCATGTAGAAGCTGGTCTTCGGACTTGGAATAAGTATTCACCATTTCCAGAAGAAATGAATCGCCAGTTAACAGATGTTATGACAGATTTTTATTTTGCGCCAACAGTCAATAGTGAAGAAAATCTACGCAAAGAGCAACGTGATACAAAAAATATTTATGTAACAGGGAATACAGCAATTGATGCTTTAAAAAGAACAATTAGCTTAGAAAATAAAAGTGAAATATTTGTTCCTTATAATTCTCATAATCGAATTATTTTATTGACGATGCACCGACGAGAAAATCAAGGCGAACCGATGGAACATGTTTTTACAGCTATTAGAGAAGTTATTGAAATGTACCCAGATGTAGAGATTGTTTATCCTGTTCATTTAAATCCAGTGATTCAAAAGTTAGCAATCAAATTTTTAGAAAACCATCCTCGGATTCATTTAATTGAACCTTTAGATGTGATTGATTTTCATCATTTAATCGCAATGAGCTATATGGTTATGACAGATTCTGGGGGGATTCAAGAAGAAGCCCCTTCTCTAGGAATACCTGTATTAGTTTTAAGAGATACAACAGAACGACCAGAAGGTGTAGCGGTAGGAACATTAAAATTGATAGGGACAGAAAAAGAAACTGTAAAAGAAGTAATGGTTGAATTACTAGAAAATCAAGAAATGTATACAAAAATGTCTATTGCTCAAAATCCTTATGGAGACGGAGAAGCTGCAAAGAAAATTTTAAATATTATTAAAAAATTCAAAAAAAATTAG